CCACCGTAAGGCCGGAATACGGGACCTTGCGTAAAACAAGGGCCTCGACCAGCGTTGCCAGTTTGACATCGCGGCTGATTACCCCCAGAAATTGGTCGGCCACGTATAGCGGCGCACTCACCGTAGCCGTCTGTTCCTTATGCTCAAAATCCGGGGCTGCTCGCGTCCAGATGGTCTGGCGCTGCGGGTTGGCCTGCGGTGCAGCCTTGGCATAGGCAGCCCGCTGTTCGTCACTGCGCCGATAGAACTGGCTGCCGCTGGTAGCGGTGCCGAGAGCGGGGTAGACATAAGCAAAACCGCTGGCGGATTGGTAGTAAATCAATGGCAGGTCGGCGTCTCGATGTTCGAGCGCTTTGAGCAGTGGTGTCAGTGCGATGGCCATGGCCATTTCTCGTGCCAGCGGCGAATCAGTTGGCGGCATTGGCCCTTCGCCGCTGAGTTGCCCCAGTTCGGCTTTGGTAAAACCCGGCAAGGCACCCAGCACATAGCCGTGATGATCCGGCCGGGGATCGAGTCTGAGCGTGGGTTGCAGATTGAGGCTGTAACGACCGCTCATTAATTCTGCCGCCTGTTCAGCCAGCATTTCCACCGATTGCCGCCGGGTTTCCAGTGCGTATTCCAGGTGGACCGCCGCATAAGCGCTGGCGTCGCTCACATCGCCGTATTCCGTAGCCAGATTCTGGTTGAACCGGTAAAAGCCGCAGACCAGACCGCCGATAAACAGTGTCGTTGCCGCCAACAGCACCAGCCGCTCGGTGCGCCGGCCTGCAGAGAGCGAGGCAAAAACAGTGGGACGGCGTTTGGTCATGCGGGGGTTCCATGAGGTTGGTGATATTTGATGCGCATTAGAGCGTGTAATTGGGGTGCAGTTCTCGTGCCGCAGGATAGAAAAAATATCTGCTGCTGCGCGTGATCACCGGCTTGCCAGAGTATTTTGATGCATTCCTCGCTGACCGTAAGAAAACCACGGGCGGTGCGACTCATCAAGTGCAATCGCAATATTGCGGCGCGCAAAAGAGGCGCTGATCAGTGCGGCGACGGGTGTGGTGCACTTTTATACTGTCCATGGTTCAAACCAGTCAGCCGGTGGATCAGACTTAGCTGGCGGGCGCCGCACTGCTGGGCTACAAGACAACGCGACAACCTGAAGCAGCCACTTACCCCGTGGAGACCACAAATGAAACTCACCAACATCATTGCGCTAATCGCCCTGTCTGCTCTGACCTCGCTGGCCGTGGCCGGGGAGATCAAGCCATATAACCAGCAAGAATTCGATGCGCTGACCCAACAAGGCAAGCCAGTGGTGCTCGACATCAGCGCGCCATGGTGCCCGACGTGTAAACAGCAAAAGCCGATTATTGATGGCCTGATGCAGCAGCCTGCCTATAAGGACGTGACACTCATGACCATTGATTTCGACTCGGCCAAACCCACGCTGAAGAAATACAAGGTCACGATGCAAAGCACCCTGATTGCATTCAAAGGCGCCAATGAGGTGGGGCGTTCGGTGGGCGACACCACGCCAACCGGGTTGGAAGGGTTGATCAAAAAGACCGTTAACTGATGGATTTTGGCTTTACCTCATACGGCTTGGGTCTGCTAGCAGGCCTGCTTTCTACGCTCTCGCCCTGTGTTTTTCCAATTATTCCGCTTCTATTGGGGGCGGCGACCAACGCGCGGCGGCTGGCCCCGCTGGCGCTGGCTGGTGGTCTTGCGCTGTCTTATGCATTGATCGGTACAACGCTGGCCTGGGCTGGCGCGTCGCTCGGTGTAGACACGACACTTTTCCGTTATGGCGGCGCGGTGTTACTCGGCTTGTTGGGACTGGTGCTGCTTTCGGGGCGACTGCAGCAGCGTTTTGCCGCTACCACCTCCGGCATTGGCGATGCGGGCAACAGTCTTGTCTCTCGCATACATCTGGACGGTTTGTGGGGCCAGTTTGTCATTGGACTGGTGCTGGGCGTGGTCTGGAGCCCATGTGTAGGGCCGACCTTGGGAGCTGCCGTGTTGCTGGCAAGCCAAGGCTCGCATCTGCCGCAAGTGGCGCTGCTTATGGGGGTGTTCGGGATCGGCGCCGCCTTGCCCATTGTTGTTATTGCGGCGATCTCACGCAGCGCTTTGCTCAGGGTGCGCGGCAAAGTCATGCAAGTGGGTCAAGCCGGAAAAAAACTGATGGGCGCGCTGATGGTGGCATTGGCGTTGCTGATTCTTACCGGCGCAGACAAGCCACTGGAGTCGTGGATGGTAGATCAATCCCCCAACTGGCTCACACAATTAACTACCCGGTTTTAGGCAAATCTCACCTGCCGCGTTTTGCAGTAGCCAGTCATGGACGGCGGCGACCACGGGTGAGCGGGCGGGCTGCACCGAGCGCATCAACCACAGTTGCCCGAGCGTGAAGCCGGGAATCTGCGGCAGAGTGGCAATCTCGCCACGGGCCAGGGCGGCCTCGGCATACCAGCGCGACACCATGGCAATGCCGGCTTCCTCGCGGGCGGCGGCTACCAGCCAGTGCGGGTCGTCGATGGTCATCCGTCGTTTGATGGCCAGACCGGCGCGGCGCAGTTCGGGTAACCACGGCGCCCATTCTGGCCGGGCTTCGTGATACAGCAACGGCGCCATGCTCATGACTTCAGGAAACGGTACGTGCGCCAGGCGCGCGGCAGTTTGCGGCCCGCAGATGGCAATTGCTTCATCCGCCATGAGCGGCGTGCTTTCAATCTCCGGGTTGCGGATGGGTGAGTCCGAGATGATCAAATCAACATCGATCTGGTCGATCTCCAGGCTCTTGTCGATGGTAACCAGCCATAAATCCACGTCGGCAAAGCGCTGCTCCAGTTCTCTCATGCGTGGCAACAGCCAGCCCGAAGCAAACCGCGCCGCACAAAACACAATGACTGAGTCGGGCTTGCTGTAGGGCTCGATGCGATCGCGCCCGTCTGCCAGCAAGGTCAAGGCGGCGGAGACCGTTTGCAAATACAGCGTGCCTGCCGCCGTCAGCGCCACGCCTCGCCCGATGCGCCGGAACAAAGGCTGCCCGGTCCACTGCTCCAGTTGCAGTATCTGATGACTGATTGCCGACTGCGTCAGCGCGAGTTCCTGGGCCGCGCGGGTAAAGCTGCCCAGCCGGGCCGAAGCCTCAAATGCCAGTAGTGCTTGCAGGGGAGGGTGTCTGCGCATGAGGTATTAAAATTCCTGATACTAAAAGCAATATTTATCGCTTTATGGCCCGTAATTGTTTGATAACAATACACCATATGCAAATGAGCCATGCAAATTACGAATAGCTTTTAGCGCGTAATTTTGGTGCAAATGCACCAGTTTAGACAACAGCGAGACATTGAAATGCCCCAAAACGAATTGCCTCTACAGCAATCATCCGCAGATCAGGCTTCTGGTGCCAGCGGATTGCTGCATCCCGGGCCAACCTATGCGGGCGTGTTGTCATTTATGCGGCGGCGCTACTCAAGAGATCTGACCGGGGTCGATGTCGCCATCTCTGGTATTCCACTTGATCTGGCCACCACCTTCCGCCCCGGTACGCGCTTTGGCCCGGCGGGCATCCGTGCCGCCTCGGTGCAGCTGGCCGAGTTGATGATGTTTCCGTGGGGTGTTGACCCGTTTGATGAGTTTGAGGTGGTTGATTACGGCGACTGCTGGTTCGACGGGCATAACCCGCTGGGCATCCACGACAGCATCGTTGCCTTTGCCCGGCGGATATTGCAGTCCGACGCTCGCATGCTTACTTTTGGTGGTGATCACTACGTGACCTACCCGTTGCTCAAGGCGCATGCAGAGAAGTACGGCGCGCCGCTGAGCTTGATCCACTTTGATGCCCATTGCGACACCTGGCCTGACGACAATCCGGATTCACTCAATCACGGCACCATGTTTTACAAGGCGATTCGTGAGGGGCTGATTGATCCGGCGCGCTCGGTGCAAGTGGGGATACGTACCTGGAATGACGACTTCATGGGCGTACGCGTGCTGGATGCGCCACATGTCCATCGCCAGGGCACGCGCGCCGTTGTCGAAGAAATACTCGCCATCACCGGCAACTCACCGACTTATCTGACCTTTGATATCGATTGTCTTGATCCGGCCTTTGCGCCGGGCACGGGCACCCCGGTTGCGGGCGGACTGTCGTCAGCGCAGGCGCTCGACATACTGCGTGGCCTGGGGCCGGTCAATTTGATTGGGGCCGATGTAGTCGAGGTTTCGCCGCCGTACGACCACGCCGAAGTCACCGCCCTGGCTGCGGCGCATATCGCCGCCGACATTCTGTGCTTGATGCGGGCGCAAAAACTGCGCCGTTGAACTGCCGGATATCGCTCTGAATTCCTGCCTTCATTTGAATTGATATCGAGGAAAAAACATGGACAGCGCCTTTCTCAAGTCATGCGGCATTACCGCGTGTTTCTGTCTGGCGGCCACGACAACACTGGCCGCCGACAAGCAACTCAACCTTTACAACTGGTCCGACTACATCGGCAAAGACACGGTGGCCAACTTCGCCAAAGAAACCGGCACCAAGGTGCGTTATGACGTTTATGACAGCGAGGAAACCCTGCAAACCAAGTTGCTGACCGGTTCCACCGGCTACGACGTGGTCGTGCCCAGTTCCAACTTTATCGGCAAGCAAATTGAAGCCGGTATCTATATGCCGCTGGATAAAACAAAGTTGCCCAATCTGGCCAATATGGACCCGCACATCATGAAAGTGCTGGAGGCGTTTGATCCGGGCAATCGCTACGGCGTGCCGTGGGCCTGGGGCACCACCGGGCTGGCCTATAACCTGACCGCCGTGCGCAAAGCACTCGGCCCGGATGCGCCGCTGGATAGCTGGGATATTCTGTTCAAACCGGAATACCTGAGCAAGCTGCGCGGTTGTGGCGTGTCGATGCTTGATTCCCCGGCCGATGTTTTTGCGGTGGCCCTGAACTACCTGGGCAAAGACCCGAACAGCCGTAATCCGGTGGATTATCAAGCCGCATTTGAAACGCTCAAAAAGGTACGGCCCTATATCGCCCAGTTCAGCGGCTTTGGCTACATCAATGACCTGGCGGGAGGCGATGTCTGTTTTGCCTTGTCCTGGTCGGGCGATGTGATGATGGCCAGCCACCGGGCAACGGAGGCCAAGAAGGCGTTCGAATTGAAATACTTCATTCCCAAAGGCGGGGCGCCAGTCTGGTTTGACTTGATGGCTATTCCCAAAGGCGCGCCACACGCTGAAGCGGCCTTTGAATGGATGAACTACATCATGCGCCCCGAAGTACAAGCCGCCATTACCAACGAAGTGTTTTATCCCAATGCCAACCAGGCTGCCGACAAATTTGTCCGGGCCGAGATCCGCAGTAATCCGATGATTTATCCGGGTGATGACGTCATGAAAACGTTGTATCCGCTGAAGGGTTTGCCGCCAGATATCCGCCGCCTTGAAAACCGCATGTGGGCAGATTTGAAATCCGGGCGTTGAGCCAATCGCAGTTGTAAGTCATATCGCAATGGGCGGCCTCAGGGTCGCCCATTTTTTTTCTGGAGCAGGGCTGCAAACCGTTGCGGTTAATCCTGCCCATCAGCGCTTCTCACACCGCAAATCAGCACCTTCCCGCCACCTGAGCTTGATCACCGGGGCCGCAATGGCGACCAGCTCAGGTTGCTGTGCGATTTGCCACAGTCCGTCTCACACCCTGCCGCTTTTGCCACAGCCCGTGGCTTCTCGTTAGCTCTTATATTCCCAATTTTTCTATAAAACATGGTTTGGCACGAACTCTGCTTATAAGTGGCTGAGCCCTGAACCAGCGGGCTTCACCCAGGAGTATCGCGATGGATACAGCAATCAGTTTGCGACTGGCAGGACGTATGCCAGCAACGACCCACTGTACTTTGCGCAGCCGTCGGCTATGCAGGCCAGTCCTCACTTTGCGGCTTGGCCGCGGGTTGCAGACAGGTGGGGAAAAAGCCGGGGGCGTGGATCAAACAGGATGCGGCAGCAAAAGCCGTGCTGACTTACACAAGGGAAATGCTGAGCATGCAATTCGCAAAAAAACAAAGAAAAAAACTGTTGTTGGGGGCTGGTTTGTTGGCCCTGGCCGGGGTCAGTCACGCCGCGCCTTCCAATGAAGAACTGGAAAAACAGATTCAGTCGCTGCAAAAAACCGTGGAAAGCCTGACGCAACAACTGCGGGCGCAAAACCAGGCAGCAGCAACCGCCAAACCGCAAGCCGCCACCACTGCCGCTGCCGCCGCTGATACTGGCACCGTGCCAGCGCCCACGGCAGAGAGTGATCCAGCCAATCAGGTCGCTTCCAGACAAGACATCGACGGGCTGCGTGCCGACCTGGAAAACTACAAGTATCAGCAACAGCACGATCACGACACCGCGCAGGCGCTGACGCTGCGCAACACCAATATCAACGGCACTATCCAGGCTCGTTATGCCGCCGAGACACCAGCAGTGAGTGGCGGCGCGGCTTCACCATCCTCACCTCGTAATTCCGGTTTTAGCATTCCGCTGGCGCTGGTCTCGTTCTCCGGCAGTTTGTACAAGGATTACAAAGAAGGCCGCAATCTGGATTACCGCTTGCAACTGGGTTATGCCCAAAGCTCGCCGCCCTCAGCCAATGCCTATTTCAATGTGCAGGATGCCTATCTGCGCTATAGCCCCGTGGCCAGCGGTGGCGATCTGGAAAACCCGATTTTCAACCTGACCCTGGGTCAGCAACTGTTGCCATTCGGGCTGGAAATCCAGACGGATGAATCGTTGCGTCCGGTGATCAACAATGCGCAGTTCCTTAATGGCACGGGCCTGGGTTTCCGCCAGATCGGCCTGGTCGCCCGTGGTGACATCGCCCCCAACGTCGATTACGCCTCCACCTACCGCGCGCCGTTGTTTGAATACGCGGCGGGTGTCGTGAACGGTAGCGGCCCCAACGTGCAGGACAACAACAACAACAAGGGCTTCGTAGCTCGGGCAACGTACACGCTGCCAGTGGATTACAACAGCTGGCTGCGGGAACTGAAGGTTGGCACCTCGTATTACCAGGGTGGCTTGAGCCTGCAAAATGGTTCCACTGCCGTGAACCCGCTGGGTTACGACCACATGTACGGGTTTGACCTGTACTACAACCACTTCCCGTTTGGCGCGACCTATGAATACGTGCAGGCCGAGAACAAGGACCGGATCGGTGGTGTGGGCAAGGTAGGCACCAAAGGTACCAGCAACACCTTCACTGCGTTCTATACGTGGGGTGAGCAGTTCCTGAACAGCTCTAAAACCCAGGCCAAATACGACGATTACTGGCCGAAGTCCTACCAGACCTTCGTGCGCTGGGATCAATGGAACCCCAACACCGGCCTGCCGACCAGCAAGAGCGCCAAGTCCACTATCGCCACAGTGGGCCTGAATGTGTTCTTCGCCCAGACCACCAAGTTCCAGCTGAACTTTAACCGCTATCTGTATGAGAACGCTGTGATCGCCAACCCGGCGACCAAGTCGGATATCTCCGAATTGCTGGCCCAGTTCCAGTTCGGGTTCTGACCTTGCGACCTTCTCAAATGACAAAAACAGACCCACAGGACATCACCATGAAAGCACGCTTTTTACAGGCCATGAACGGCACGCTGGCTGCGCTGGCACTGGCTTTGACCGCCATCGCTCCGGCTCATGCCGAAGACAAACCCACGGTCATCCGCATTGCTTATCCGGGCGCAGGTACCGGCGGACGGCCATTGGGTGATAGCAATACGTACGCCTCAGCCAATTATCTGGGCGCGCTGGAAAAAGAATTCAAAGCTGACGGCATCAAGGTGCAGTGGACCTTCTTTCCCGGCGCTGGCCCAGCAGTTAACGAGCAGGCCGCCAACGGTCTGGTGGATTTTGCTTATCACGGCGACTTGCCGCTGATTGTGGGGCGTTCAACCGGTATCAAGCATCACATCATTCTGGGCGGTCCCCGCTTCGGCCCGGTGTACCTGGTGGCGCCGAGCGACTCCCAGGCCAAAACGCTGGCTGACCTGAAAGGCAAAACGCTTTCGACCTTCAAGGGCACGGCCAACCAGCTGGTACTGGACCGTCTGCTGGAAGCCAATGGACTGACTGAAAAAGACTTCACCATCCTCACCCAGAACGCCGACAACCAGAAGGCATCGCTGGCGACCAAGACCATCGACGGCACCATCATCTCGCCGTGGGATCTGGAAGCTCGTGGTATTGCCAAGCGCATTACCACCATCCAGCGTGATCCGAAGATCACCTCGGTCGGTTCGTTCTGGGTGAGCGAAGACTTCGAAAAGAAGTATCCGCAAATCGTACAGCGCGTGGTCAATGTGCTGGTACGCACCGCGCAATGGACATCGGACGAAGCCAATCGCGACAAGCTGTTTCACCAGTGGGCGCAGTCTGGGAACACGGGTTACGGCGACTTTGTGAAGAACTATCAGAGCTACCAGCTCAAAGAACTGAACAACCCGCTGCTGGACGACTACTACCGCGCCACGCTGCAAAAAGCGGTGAACGAAGCCAAACGCTACAAGCTGATTCGCCATGACGTCAGTCTGGATGGCTGGATCGAACCCAAGTACCTGAACGAAGCGCTCAAGGAGCAACACCTGGAGCACAACTGGGATGAGTACGACGCCAACGGCAACGTCAAGAAGTAGCCATATGCCCGCCGTCCGCAAAGGCGGCGGGCTTGTAGACCCACTGGAGTTGTTTTAGATGCCTGCCGCTTCTCATCCTTTGTCCACGCCATTGCCCGTCCGGCAGGCCACCCGCATCAATCCAGCGATTGCGGTGTGGTTGAGCCGGATCGGTTACGCGCTGACTGGCGCCATCGTGCCGCTGTTGTTGCTGGCGCTGTGGCAGCACGCCGCCAGCCAGCACTGGTTACCAGAGCAACTGCTGCCGTCGCCAGCGTTGGTGTTCAGTTCGTTCATCGAGCTGTATCAGAGTGGTGATCTCACCGCCAATCTGGC
This genomic interval from Silvimonas soli contains the following:
- a CDS encoding thioredoxin family protein, which gives rise to MKLTNIIALIALSALTSLAVAGEIKPYNQQEFDALTQQGKPVVLDISAPWCPTCKQQKPIIDGLMQQPAYKDVTLMTIDFDSAKPTLKKYKVTMQSTLIAFKGANEVGRSVGDTTPTGLEGLIKKTVN
- a CDS encoding cytochrome c biogenesis CcdA family protein yields the protein MDFGFTSYGLGLLAGLLSTLSPCVFPIIPLLLGAATNARRLAPLALAGGLALSYALIGTTLAWAGASLGVDTTLFRYGGAVLLGLLGLVLLSGRLQQRFAATTSGIGDAGNSLVSRIHLDGLWGQFVIGLVLGVVWSPCVGPTLGAAVLLASQGSHLPQVALLMGVFGIGAALPIVVIAAISRSALLRVRGKVMQVGQAGKKLMGALMVALALLILTGADKPLESWMVDQSPNWLTQLTTRF
- a CDS encoding LysR substrate-binding domain-containing protein; the protein is MRRHPPLQALLAFEASARLGSFTRAAQELALTQSAISHQILQLEQWTGQPLFRRIGRGVALTAAGTLYLQTVSAALTLLADGRDRIEPYSKPDSVIVFCAARFASGWLLPRMRELEQRFADVDLWLVTIDKSLEIDQIDVDLIISDSPIRNPEIESTPLMADEAIAICGPQTAARLAHVPFPEVMSMAPLLYHEARPEWAPWLPELRRAGLAIKRRMTIDDPHWLVAAAREEAGIAMVSRWYAEAALARGEIATLPQIPGFTLGQLWLMRSVQPARSPVVAAVHDWLLQNAAGEICLKPGS
- the speB gene encoding agmatinase, with the translated sequence MPQNELPLQQSSADQASGASGLLHPGPTYAGVLSFMRRRYSRDLTGVDVAISGIPLDLATTFRPGTRFGPAGIRAASVQLAELMMFPWGVDPFDEFEVVDYGDCWFDGHNPLGIHDSIVAFARRILQSDARMLTFGGDHYVTYPLLKAHAEKYGAPLSLIHFDAHCDTWPDDNPDSLNHGTMFYKAIREGLIDPARSVQVGIRTWNDDFMGVRVLDAPHVHRQGTRAVVEEILAITGNSPTYLTFDIDCLDPAFAPGTGTPVAGGLSSAQALDILRGLGPVNLIGADVVEVSPPYDHAEVTALAAAHIAADILCLMRAQKLRR
- a CDS encoding polyamine ABC transporter substrate-binding protein — protein: MDSAFLKSCGITACFCLAATTTLAADKQLNLYNWSDYIGKDTVANFAKETGTKVRYDVYDSEETLQTKLLTGSTGYDVVVPSSNFIGKQIEAGIYMPLDKTKLPNLANMDPHIMKVLEAFDPGNRYGVPWAWGTTGLAYNLTAVRKALGPDAPLDSWDILFKPEYLSKLRGCGVSMLDSPADVFAVALNYLGKDPNSRNPVDYQAAFETLKKVRPYIAQFSGFGYINDLAGGDVCFALSWSGDVMMASHRATEAKKAFELKYFIPKGGAPVWFDLMAIPKGAPHAEAAFEWMNYIMRPEVQAAITNEVFYPNANQAADKFVRAEIRSNPMIYPGDDVMKTLYPLKGLPPDIRRLENRMWADLKSGR
- a CDS encoding ABC transporter substrate-binding protein, translating into MKARFLQAMNGTLAALALALTAIAPAHAEDKPTVIRIAYPGAGTGGRPLGDSNTYASANYLGALEKEFKADGIKVQWTFFPGAGPAVNEQAANGLVDFAYHGDLPLIVGRSTGIKHHIILGGPRFGPVYLVAPSDSQAKTLADLKGKTLSTFKGTANQLVLDRLLEANGLTEKDFTILTQNADNQKASLATKTIDGTIISPWDLEARGIAKRITTIQRDPKITSVGSFWVSEDFEKKYPQIVQRVVNVLVRTAQWTSDEANRDKLFHQWAQSGNTGYGDFVKNYQSYQLKELNNPLLDDYYRATLQKAVNEAKRYKLIRHDVSLDGWIEPKYLNEALKEQHLEHNWDEYDANGNVKK